From the Clostridium sp. Marseille-P299 genome, one window contains:
- a CDS encoding heavy metal translocating P-type ATPase, with protein MNSTIKKEYVLEGLCCGNCAAKIERDVNKLNGISSANVDFVSKTLTMEITDSSIVNSLVTQIDAIVKRHDSQVIMSEKELAQPGQKILYLLGLCCADCARKIEEQVNRIEGVKTASLDFVSQKLTIEALDKKNLPSIIRQATQIALDIEPDIQISYTNQKPADEGNTNIKKWIYRLSLCMGTALFVIGNIIHFPQSVRFIVFLISYLLVGGEVVYRALKNISKGQIFDENFLMSVATIGAFAIGEYPEGVAVMLFYQIGEAFQRIAVNRSRKSISNLMDIRPDFANLKIGDEIRKVTPEEVSIGDFILIKPGEKVPLDGRVVEGYSALDTSALTGEALPLDVEPGSEILSGSINKNGVLVLEVTKEFGESTISKILELVQNASSKKAPTENFITKFARYYTPIVTFAALALAVIPPLVIPGADFNDWIYRALAFLVVSCPCALVISIPLSFFGGIGGASKNGILVKGSNYLEALNNIDTIVFDKTGTLTKGIFKVTKIEGANNWSKEDLLTYAAHAESFSNHPIALSIQKEYNQKIDSTRLTEQEEIPGQGIKVKIDGKTVLAGNGRLMEAEHISWNPVEALGSIIYLAVDGIYAGYIVISDEIKTDSKKAISDLKKLGINRTAMLTGDSKAVGESIAREIGLDTAYAELLPHQKVEQLEKLETSKKSKGKLVFVGDGINDAPVLARADIGIAMGALGSDAAIEAADVVLMTDEPSKIVTAIKVAQKTRKIVWQNIIFAMGVKIVVLILAAFGIATMWEAVFGDVGVTIIAILNAMRAMKTVK; from the coding sequence ATGAATTCTACAATTAAAAAAGAGTATGTTTTAGAGGGATTATGCTGTGGTAATTGTGCTGCTAAAATAGAACGAGATGTCAACAAACTAAATGGTATATCTTCAGCAAATGTCGACTTTGTTTCTAAAACCTTAACTATGGAGATTACTGACAGTTCCATTGTAAATAGCCTCGTGACGCAAATCGATGCTATCGTAAAGAGACATGATTCACAAGTAATTATGAGTGAAAAAGAACTTGCACAACCTGGGCAAAAAATATTATATCTGTTAGGCTTGTGTTGCGCAGACTGCGCAAGAAAAATCGAGGAACAAGTCAATCGTATTGAGGGTGTTAAAACAGCTTCATTGGATTTTGTTTCTCAGAAACTAACGATTGAAGCTCTTGATAAGAAAAATCTACCTTCTATCATTCGCCAAGCTACCCAGATTGCATTAGATATTGAACCTGATATCCAGATTTCATATACAAATCAAAAACCTGCAGATGAGGGGAATACCAATATTAAAAAATGGATTTACCGTTTGAGTCTTTGCATGGGAACAGCTCTCTTTGTGATAGGAAACATTATTCACTTCCCACAATCTGTTCGATTTATTGTATTTCTTATCAGCTACCTTTTGGTTGGTGGTGAAGTTGTGTATCGAGCTCTAAAAAATATTTCGAAGGGTCAGATATTTGATGAGAATTTCCTCATGAGTGTGGCTACCATCGGTGCTTTTGCCATTGGTGAATATCCAGAAGGTGTGGCAGTTATGCTCTTCTATCAAATTGGAGAAGCATTTCAACGTATTGCAGTTAACCGTTCACGTAAATCAATTTCTAACCTAATGGACATCCGACCTGACTTTGCAAACCTTAAAATTGGAGATGAGATACGTAAGGTTACACCAGAGGAAGTCAGTATCGGTGATTTTATCTTAATAAAACCTGGAGAGAAAGTTCCACTAGACGGTCGTGTGGTAGAGGGCTACTCTGCTTTAGATACCTCTGCCCTTACAGGGGAAGCACTTCCGTTAGATGTAGAGCCAGGGAGTGAAATCTTATCGGGTTCTATCAATAAAAATGGAGTTTTAGTGCTTGAGGTAACCAAAGAATTTGGTGAATCTACGATCTCCAAGATTTTAGAGCTTGTGCAAAATGCTAGTAGCAAAAAGGCCCCAACTGAAAATTTCATAACGAAATTCGCAAGGTATTATACCCCAATCGTAACTTTTGCAGCTTTAGCGTTAGCTGTTATTCCTCCACTTGTTATTCCTGGAGCAGACTTTAACGACTGGATTTATCGAGCACTTGCCTTTCTGGTTGTATCCTGTCCATGTGCATTGGTAATTTCCATTCCATTGAGTTTCTTTGGGGGAATCGGTGGAGCTTCTAAAAATGGTATTTTAGTGAAAGGTAGTAATTATCTTGAGGCACTCAACAATATTGATACTATCGTGTTTGATAAAACAGGTACGTTAACAAAAGGAATTTTCAAAGTTACTAAAATCGAAGGAGCAAACAACTGGTCAAAGGAAGATCTTCTGACTTATGCCGCCCACGCAGAAAGCTTCTCAAATCATCCGATTGCTCTTTCCATACAAAAAGAGTACAATCAGAAAATTGATTCCACAAGACTTACTGAACAAGAAGAAATTCCAGGACAGGGAATCAAGGTGAAAATTGATGGTAAGACCGTATTAGCTGGAAACGGAAGACTTATGGAAGCCGAACACATTTCATGGAATCCTGTGGAGGCTTTAGGAAGTATTATTTACTTGGCTGTTGACGGCATTTATGCGGGATATATTGTGATTTCTGACGAAATAAAAACAGATAGTAAAAAAGCAATCAGCGATTTGAAAAAGCTAGGAATAAACCGTACGGCTATGCTTACCGGTGATAGTAAAGCTGTTGGAGAAAGCATTGCCCGTGAAATTGGACTAGATACTGCTTATGCCGAATTGCTTCCGCATCAAAAGGTTGAGCAATTGGAGAAATTGGAAACAAGTAAGAAGTCAAAAGGAAAGTTGGTTTTTGTTGGTGACGGTATCAATGATGCACCTGTGTTGGCAAGAGCCGATATTGGAATTGCAATGGGCGCTTTAGGATCTGACGCTGCGATTGAAGCAGCCGATGTGGTATTAATGACCGATGAACCTTCTAAAATAGTAACCGCAATTAAAGTTGCCCAAAAGACAAGAAAAATCGTATGGCAGAATATTATATTTGCAATGGGTGTAAAAATTGTTGTTCTTATTTTAGCAGCATTCGGAATCGCCACCATGTGGGAAGCTGTTTTTGGCGACGTTGGTGTTACTATAATTGCAATTTTAAATGCAATGAGGGCTATGAAAACGGTCAAGTAG
- a CDS encoding ArsR/SmtB family transcription factor, whose translation MCAYSADIDRCDCNIIHEEVVKDVREHMPDDDILLDLADVFKIFSDSTRVKILYALFKAEMCVCDIAVLLGMTKSSISHQLRILKQAKLVNYRKDGKIVYYSLADEHVKTIFDQGLIHICEK comes from the coding sequence ATGTGTGCATACTCTGCAGATATTGATCGATGCGATTGTAATATCATTCATGAGGAAGTGGTAAAAGACGTACGTGAACATATGCCTGATGATGATATTTTACTGGATTTAGCCGATGTCTTTAAAATATTTAGTGATTCAACCAGAGTGAAGATTCTTTATGCTCTGTTTAAAGCTGAAATGTGTGTTTGTGATATCGCGGTTCTTTTGGGTATGACCAAATCCTCCATCTCTCATCAGCTTCGTATTCTAAAGCAAGCGAAACTCGTAAACTACCGTAAAGATGGGAAAATAGTTTATTATTCCCTTGCAGATGAACATGTTAAAACTATATTTGACCAAGGATTAATTCACATATGTGAAAAATAA
- a CDS encoding nucleotide pyrophosphohydrolase, protein MMSSFGFNEMQTIQMELQEKYRDKWGGLSPEKGRDKLLWMMIEAGEVADIIKKDGDKKIINDDEVRNHFIEEICDVFMYLNDVMLCYSITPEELEKVYLDKHQKNMKRW, encoded by the coding sequence ATGATGAGCAGTTTTGGATTCAATGAAATGCAAACAATACAAATGGAATTACAGGAAAAATACAGGGATAAGTGGGGTGGGTTATCTCCGGAAAAAGGAAGAGATAAATTGCTCTGGATGATGATTGAAGCAGGGGAAGTAGCCGATATAATAAAAAAGGATGGAGATAAGAAAATCATAAATGATGATGAAGTACGAAATCATTTTATCGAAGAAATTTGTGATGTTTTTATGTATTTAAATGATGTAATGCTTTGTTATTCTATTACACCTGAAGAATTAGAAAAGGTATATCTGGATAAACATCAAAAGAACATGAAACGATGGTAG
- a CDS encoding DUF3888 domain-containing protein — MWNLYSFILVYYIKETVKWRESMKIKRILVVTIFILIVVVITIKISSVSTTVKKTEEEVQDILYQDVIITALAPTIDIAISEYYRTILTESPFYDSTSIKILDIERPNGDRTSLFIINIEVKPFIGPHITEGKDKISIGLSYPGSQEILKFEHIKDYPLPERYKNLYLH, encoded by the coding sequence GTGTGGAATCTTTATAGCTTTATATTAGTATACTACATAAAGGAAACTGTAAAATGGCGTGAGTCTATGAAAATAAAGAGAATTTTAGTTGTTACTATATTTATTTTAATTGTAGTTGTCATTACCATAAAAATTTCATCTGTTAGCACCACAGTAAAGAAAACGGAAGAAGAGGTTCAAGATATATTGTATCAGGATGTTATCATTACTGCTCTTGCACCTACGATTGATATAGCAATAAGTGAATATTATAGAACTATTTTGACTGAGTCACCATTCTATGATAGTACATCAATAAAAATTTTGGATATTGAACGACCGAATGGCGATCGTACTTCGCTTTTTATAATAAATATAGAAGTTAAACCATTTATCGGACCACACATAACGGAGGGTAAAGACAAGATTTCAATAGGTCTTTCGTACCCAGGAAGTCAAGAAATACTAAAATTTGAACATATAAAAGACTATCCGTTGCCAGAGCGTTATAAGAATCTATATTTACATTAA
- a CDS encoding DNA glycosylase AlkZ-like family protein, with the protein MKELAANKISLNEARRFLITYQGLNHDGNSQDENSVLDYFKKVGCIQFDPLNIVGRNADLVLQSRIKNYKSSILTDLLYEKRCLIDGWDKMMAIYLRTDWPYFKRVRKECGNDLKNVLAHRNATQALDYLEQVKNIVIEDGPLQSNKIDIGSNNPGSWGHRKLSSAALDYLYTIGELGIYKKINTQKVYDIIENLLPSDILNQEDPFESDELFYEWYVKRRICSIGMLWSRNGSAWLGHFISNSKIRNNAIKALLEKDEIKEFYVEDNKYPFYIKNEDLNLLNDLTDTDKNVMKFIAPLDNLLWDRTMIKSIFDFDYSWEVYLPVNKRKYGYYVLPVLYNNRFVARFEPEMYRGERELRIKEWWWEEDITLTEELEFALKEAFNQFCNYLGAENVNKEDFENKCLNSNKKSLP; encoded by the coding sequence ATGAAAGAGTTAGCAGCCAATAAGATTTCTTTAAACGAAGCAAGAAGATTTCTTATCACATATCAAGGATTAAATCATGATGGTAACAGCCAAGATGAGAATTCAGTCTTGGATTATTTTAAGAAGGTCGGATGTATTCAATTTGATCCGTTAAATATTGTTGGGAGAAATGCCGATTTGGTGCTGCAGTCAAGGATAAAAAACTATAAATCGTCTATTTTAACTGATTTACTATATGAAAAACGGTGTTTAATTGATGGCTGGGATAAGATGATGGCTATCTATCTTAGGACCGATTGGCCTTATTTTAAACGTGTAAGAAAAGAATGTGGAAATGATCTTAAGAATGTGCTAGCTCACAGAAATGCTACTCAGGCACTTGATTATTTAGAACAGGTGAAAAATATAGTAATTGAAGACGGTCCGTTACAATCCAATAAAATAGATATCGGAAGTAATAATCCAGGAAGTTGGGGACACAGAAAACTATCAAGTGCTGCTTTGGACTATTTATATACGATTGGTGAGTTAGGCATTTATAAAAAAATAAATACACAAAAAGTATATGATATCATTGAAAACTTATTACCTTCGGACATTTTGAATCAAGAAGACCCTTTTGAATCCGATGAGCTGTTCTATGAATGGTATGTCAAAAGAAGAATTTGCTCTATTGGCATGCTGTGGTCACGAAATGGAAGTGCTTGGTTAGGTCATTTTATATCAAATAGTAAAATACGTAATAATGCAATAAAGGCTTTATTGGAGAAGGACGAGATTAAAGAGTTTTATGTGGAGGATAATAAATATCCTTTTTATATTAAAAATGAAGATTTGAATCTCCTGAATGATCTTACAGATACAGATAAGAATGTGATGAAATTTATAGCTCCTTTAGATAATTTATTATGGGACAGGACTATGATTAAGAGTATTTTTGATTTTGACTATAGTTGGGAAGTTTATTTACCGGTGAATAAAAGAAAGTATGGATATTATGTATTGCCTGTTCTATATAATAATCGATTTGTTGCGAGATTTGAACCAGAGATGTATCGTGGAGAAAGAGAATTGCGTATTAAAGAGTGGTGGTGGGAAGAAGATATTACGTTAACAGAAGAACTGGAATTTGCATTAAAAGAAGCTTTTAATCAATTTTGCAATTATTTAGGGGCAGAAAATGTGAATAAAGAAGATTTTGAAAATAAATGTTTGAATAGTAATAAGAAATCTCTGCCATAG
- a CDS encoding VOC family protein, giving the protein MNDELKIKMYSFTLDCKAPHELAEFYAGLLKWEIMFMGEEWACVYAPGTNQGTYPNILFQRNPEYKPPVWPEVPKAQQQMAHIDFAVNDLEKAVQYALHCGATIADKQFSNDWRVMFDPAGHPFCLCQMKSIIESAHFALL; this is encoded by the coding sequence ATGAATGATGAATTGAAAATCAAAATGTACTCTTTTACGTTGGATTGCAAAGCCCCGCATGAACTAGCAGAATTTTATGCGGGATTGCTTAAGTGGGAAATAATGTTCATGGGTGAAGAATGGGCTTGTGTATACGCTCCAGGAACCAATCAAGGAACTTATCCTAATATATTGTTTCAACGGAATCCTGAGTATAAACCGCCTGTATGGCCAGAAGTGCCTAAAGCTCAACAGCAAATGGCACATATAGACTTCGCCGTTAATGATTTAGAAAAAGCAGTTCAATATGCACTCCATTGTGGAGCAACAATCGCAGATAAACAATTTTCTAATGATTGGAGAGTTATGTTTGACCCCGCGGGACACCCTTTTTGCTTATGTCAAATGAAATCAATTATCGAGAGTGCTCATTTTGCGTTATTATAG
- a CDS encoding pyridoxamine 5'-phosphate oxidase family protein — protein MSNYENAMKLLEERCGNDKEEVIGLASISLSPNAAGNPRPAVRMVCAYYEDGIFYVSTDARKNKMLQIEKNNEVSVAGFGWYSLHGTADNLGWVKDEKNAEIRAKFKKIFNWFDEDGDEDNPNSIVLRITLTEGTIIDHERKYGIWKYEIDFINKTAKGAM, from the coding sequence ATGAGCAATTACGAAAATGCAATGAAACTTCTGGAGGAACGCTGTGGAAATGACAAAGAGGAAGTTATTGGCCTTGCGTCAATATCATTATCTCCAAACGCTGCCGGTAATCCCCGGCCAGCTGTCCGTATGGTTTGCGCTTATTATGAAGACGGCATATTTTATGTTTCTACGGACGCAAGAAAGAATAAAATGCTTCAAATTGAGAAGAACAACGAGGTTTCCGTCGCTGGGTTTGGTTGGTACTCTTTACATGGCACGGCTGATAATCTAGGTTGGGTCAAAGACGAGAAGAATGCGGAAATCAGAGCGAAATTTAAAAAAATCTTCAATTGGTTCGATGAAGATGGCGATGAAGACAATCCGAATTCAATCGTTCTTCGTATCACACTTACAGAGGGTACTATTATCGACCACGAAAGAAAATACGGTATATGGAAGTATGAAATTGATTTTATCAATAAAACAGCAAAAGGAGCAATGTAA
- a CDS encoding DUF3788 family protein — MDHELQNLLPADKFEIWTQFCDLVESLYEMERKLDTTKWNNWRYVCKYRRGGKTLCTLFANDVSLCVQIVFGKKEREKFELEQEHYSHKIQTIYNESNTFHDGKWMDVYLEDLTLFDDLKKMLFIKRKPNKK; from the coding sequence ATGGATCATGAATTACAAAATTTACTACCTGCAGATAAATTTGAAATTTGGACACAGTTCTGTGATTTAGTAGAGAGTTTATACGAAATGGAACGAAAATTGGATACGACTAAATGGAACAATTGGAGATACGTTTGCAAATACCGTAGAGGTGGTAAAACGCTTTGTACTCTATTCGCAAATGATGTAAGTTTGTGCGTACAAATTGTATTTGGAAAAAAAGAGAGAGAAAAATTTGAACTTGAACAAGAGCATTATTCCCATAAAATACAAACAATTTATAATGAATCAAATACTTTTCATGATGGTAAATGGATGGATGTTTATTTAGAAGATTTAACTCTTTTTGATGATTTAAAGAAAATGTTATTTATTAAGCGAAAACCAAATAAAAAATAA
- a CDS encoding alpha/beta hydrolase, with translation MFYKIFRKKYLSIKRDIEAINKERFEKEILPTGITKTTYSYSNDGDELHQFNLYKMADVQETKHFPLIIDIHGGGWICGDKDTNNNFNYHLALGGYTVSSLSYRTIDRCTIKEQIKDIFDYLHFIKDNSDKLDISFNDVTLMGDSAGGQLALLVYCINQSEKLQKIFSVKHVDIIVKCLVLNHSVCYIDMAGNLPNNPILSKFIAIPELQRMIYGKKYINDELYLNSFNPIQYIRKETTVPPILLITSQGDTLYNYQTLKLYDFLKEEGRACELYFEKSPQAEHVFNIAYPSSEEGKKCNDFILKYISMF, from the coding sequence ATGTTTTACAAAATTTTCAGAAAAAAATATCTCAGCATAAAACGAGATATTGAAGCGATAAATAAAGAACGTTTTGAAAAAGAAATTCTACCAACAGGTATTACAAAAACTACTTATTCTTATTCAAATGATGGAGATGAATTACATCAGTTTAATTTATACAAAATGGCAGATGTGCAGGAAACAAAACACTTCCCTCTAATTATTGACATACATGGCGGTGGTTGGATTTGTGGAGATAAGGATACAAATAATAACTTTAATTATCATCTCGCACTAGGCGGATATACTGTTTCCTCACTATCATATAGAACGATTGACCGTTGCACAATTAAGGAGCAAATAAAAGATATTTTTGACTATCTTCATTTTATAAAAGACAATAGTGACAAATTGGATATAAGTTTTAATGATGTTACGCTTATGGGAGATAGTGCAGGAGGGCAACTTGCTTTACTGGTGTACTGTATCAATCAAAGCGAGAAGCTTCAAAAAATATTTTCTGTAAAGCATGTAGACATTATTGTAAAATGTCTGGTGTTAAATCATAGCGTTTGTTATATTGATATGGCAGGAAATTTACCTAATAATCCTATTCTATCTAAATTTATTGCTATTCCAGAATTGCAAAGAATGATCTATGGAAAGAAATATATTAATGATGAGCTATATTTAAACAGTTTTAACCCAATTCAATATATTCGTAAAGAAACGACAGTTCCGCCAATTCTACTGATTACAAGCCAAGGGGATACACTATATAATTATCAAACACTTAAACTGTACGATTTTCTTAAAGAAGAAGGAAGAGCCTGTGAGTTGTATTTTGAAAAAAGTCCGCAGGCAGAGCATGTATTTAATATTGCTTATCCTAGTAGTGAAGAAGGAAAAAAATGTAATGATTTTATTCTAAAATATATAAGTATGTTTTAA
- a CDS encoding VOC family protein: protein MKKYLYSVLSVFPTPDIERTSEFYEKVMGFRAVKYLDVKEPHICLYRDDTEIILTVARTDKVYPNRELYGYGEDAYFITDEQEALQNEFIEKGAKIVRELQKTDYNNREFIVEDIDGRWIAFGIKEK, encoded by the coding sequence ATGAAAAAGTATCTTTATAGTGTGCTTTCTGTTTTTCCTACTCCTGATATTGAGCGAACGTCTGAATTCTATGAGAAAGTAATGGGATTCCGCGCAGTAAAATATTTAGATGTAAAAGAGCCACATATTTGCCTATACCGTGATGATACTGAAATTATTTTGACAGTGGCACGTACTGACAAGGTATATCCGAACAGAGAATTGTACGGTTATGGGGAGGACGCATATTTTATTACAGACGAACAAGAAGCACTTCAAAATGAATTTATAGAAAAAGGAGCAAAAATTGTTCGAGAGCTTCAAAAAACAGATTATAATAATCGAGAGTTTATTGTTGAAGATATTGATGGACGTTGGATTGCATTTGGAATAAAAGAGAAATAG
- the fmt gene encoding methionyl-tRNA formyltransferase — translation MKIVFMGTPDFAVPSLKKMIEKYDVSAIVTQPDKPSGRGNKVAISPIKEVGLLNQIPIFQPEKIKTDSVIIDKLKEIKPDFIIVVAYGQIITQQILDIPRLGCINLHASLLPKYRGSSPINWTLINGEKATGNTTILMDTGIDTGDILMRSEFDISESMTAGELYELLKINGAELLEETINGIITGKICGVKQQNDGSSYVQMLNKQMAKINWNDSSINIHNLIRGLSSWPYKNINSWPTAYTYYKDIPMKIFKSKSIEANIMNPPGYIIDANDEGIAVATNNGILMIEILQFPGGKPLEVKEFLKGNKLEKGIVLS, via the coding sequence ATGAAAATAGTTTTTATGGGAACTCCTGATTTTGCAGTTCCCTCATTAAAAAAAATGATAGAAAAATATGATGTAAGTGCGATTGTAACACAACCTGATAAACCAAGTGGAAGAGGCAATAAGGTAGCAATTTCACCAATCAAAGAGGTTGGATTATTGAATCAAATTCCAATTTTTCAGCCCGAAAAAATAAAAACAGACTCTGTAATTATTGATAAATTAAAAGAAATAAAACCTGATTTTATTATTGTTGTAGCATATGGTCAGATCATAACTCAGCAAATACTTGATATACCAAGACTCGGATGCATTAATCTACACGCATCTCTCCTCCCAAAGTATAGAGGATCCTCACCAATAAATTGGACTTTAATAAATGGGGAAAAAGCAACTGGAAATACAACTATACTAATGGATACTGGTATAGATACGGGTGATATTCTTATGAGAAGTGAGTTTGACATATCTGAATCTATGACAGCAGGAGAATTGTACGAATTATTGAAAATAAACGGTGCTGAACTGTTAGAGGAAACAATAAATGGAATTATTACAGGTAAAATTTGTGGGGTAAAACAACAGAATGATGGAAGTTCTTATGTACAGATGTTAAACAAGCAAATGGCAAAGATTAATTGGAATGACAGTAGTATTAACATACATAATTTAATAAGGGGATTGAGTTCCTGGCCATATAAAAATATAAACTCATGGCCAACTGCTTATACTTATTATAAAGATATTCCAATGAAAATATTCAAATCCAAGTCAATAGAGGCAAATATTATGAACCCACCTGGTTATATCATAGATGCAAATGATGAAGGAATTGCAGTCGCCACCAATAACGGTATTCTAATGATAGAAATATTACAGTTTCCAGGGGGGAAACCTCTTGAGGTAAAAGAATTTTTAAAAGGAAATAAATTAGAAAAAGGCATTGTATTATCATAA
- a CDS encoding DUF4332 domain-containing protein: MNNNVNSNYHIKGIGLLLNEDCILQRYFPLIQYKVQLLNNLLDKGCITKNACFILSDKALIEAGLPDSDMVELFRRFLCLYDYKGKGIKDIPDAECRTKDEISSLMELMRLPGVKAIRAELYFHCGIRSLSDLAASDAVQLRDAIANIIMQESLPFSPPLPKELRTQIAVAKVFTEYAAK; encoded by the coding sequence ATGAATAACAATGTCAATTCTAATTATCATATTAAGGGCATAGGACTTCTTCTCAATGAGGATTGCATTTTGCAACGGTACTTTCCATTGATTCAGTATAAAGTTCAACTATTAAATAATCTTTTGGATAAAGGCTGTATAACAAAAAATGCTTGTTTTATCTTGTCCGATAAAGCGTTGATAGAAGCGGGGTTGCCCGATTCAGATATGGTAGAACTATTTAGACGTTTTCTGTGCCTTTATGATTATAAAGGAAAGGGTATTAAGGATATTCCCGATGCAGAATGCAGAACTAAAGATGAGATATCATCTCTTATGGAATTGATGCGTCTGCCCGGCGTGAAAGCAATTCGAGCTGAACTGTATTTTCATTGTGGAATAAGATCGCTGTCAGATCTCGCTGCTTCTGATGCCGTACAGCTGAGAGACGCAATTGCCAACATAATCATGCAAGAATCGCTTCCGTTCTCCCCACCTTTACCCAAAGAGCTACGTACACAGATTGCTGTGGCAAAAGTGTTTACAGAATATGCAGCGAAGTAA
- a CDS encoding NUDIX hydrolase, translated as MEVWDGYFRDGTRANIDLVRGTVLPDGLYHMACEVLVQHKDGDYLLMRRDLSKPNYGGYYEATAGGSALKGEDKIACIKRELLEETGIISENFKEIGSFVYDDDKCIFYTFLCITDCDKTSITLQKEETMSYKWLNKSDFISFINSEGMIETQKKRYINYFNQKGYLQQ; from the coding sequence ATGGAAGTTTGGGATGGATATTTTAGAGATGGAACACGTGCTAATATAGATTTAGTTCGTGGAACTGTATTGCCAGATGGTTTGTATCATATGGCATGCGAAGTTCTTGTTCAACATAAGGACGGCGATTATTTGCTTATGAGACGTGACTTGTCTAAACCTAATTATGGTGGATATTATGAAGCCACAGCAGGAGGATCTGCACTTAAAGGTGAGGACAAGATAGCATGTATTAAAAGAGAATTACTTGAAGAAACGGGAATTATTTCGGAAAACTTTAAAGAGATTGGCAGTTTTGTTTACGATGATGATAAGTGTATTTTCTATACTTTCTTGTGCATTACAGATTGTGATAAAACATCTATAACACTTCAAAAGGAAGAAACCATGTCGTATAAATGGTTAAATAAATCAGATTTTATTTCGTTTATAAATTCAGAAGGAATGATAGAAACACAGAAAAAGCGTTATATAAACTATTTCAATCAAAAAGGATATTTACAACAATAA